One segment of Falco rusticolus isolate bFalRus1 chromosome 3, bFalRus1.pri, whole genome shotgun sequence DNA contains the following:
- the ATP5IF1 gene encoding ATPase inhibitor, mitochondrial: PPRAPRRQDPPRCPAVPAAPPGVCVRGGGRSRRAAGRASAARPDPPAARPGPQRRAGRGAPGARAAHARAVTRGAVPGLVRAALQGQAAMAAVAAAARGGLRGALVAQQQRWSSGSGADQLGELGKGAGKGGGGGGAIREAGGAFGKKQAAEEERYFREKEREQLSALRKHHEEEIDHHKKEIERLQKEIERHKHKIRQLKDDD; encoded by the exons CCACCGCGCGCGCCACGGCGGCAGGacccgccccgctgccccgcgGTCCCGGCCGCTCCGCCCGGGGTGTGTGTTCGGGGCGGGGGCCGGagccgccgcgccgcggggcgggcgaGCGCGGCCAGACCGGACCCGCCGGCCGCAAGGCCCGGCCCCCAGCGCCGGGCGGGCCGCGGAGCGCCGGGCGCGAGGGCTGCGCATGCGCGCGCCGTGACGCGTGGGGCCGTGCCGGGCCTCGTCCGCGCGGCGCTCCAAGGGCAGGCGGCGAtggcggcggtggcggcggcggcgcggggcgggctgCGCGGGGCCCTCGTGGCGCAGCAGCAGCGCTGGAGCTCGGGCTCGGGCGCCGACCAG CTGGGCGAGCTGGGCAAAGGCGCCGGGaagggcggcggcggcggcggcgccaTCCGTGAGGCCGGCGGTGCCTTCGGGAAGAAGCAGGCGGCGGAGGAGGAGCGGTACTTCAG GGAGAAGGAGCGGGAGCAGCTCTCTGCCTTACGGAAACACCATGAGGAGGAGATCGACCACCACAAGAAAGAGATCGAACGTCTGCAGAAAGAAATCGAGCGCCACAAGCATAAGATCAGGCAGCTGAAGGACGATGACTAA